In one window of Littorina saxatilis isolate snail1 linkage group LG11, US_GU_Lsax_2.0, whole genome shotgun sequence DNA:
- the LOC138980836 gene encoding uncharacterized protein, with protein MRLPTFDDDKDELDDFLRRFERLASDQRWEEDTWASRLSTCLKGRALQLYNALDDDEARNYQALKKALLQRFNLTAEAYRRRLRNCKRLSGELSHQFVARLNLYLRRWVEMAEKNWTVDDLADLIVMKQLMSSLRPEVVTFVQEHQPKTTQEAANWIRVHEDAQAISGKSSGPRPGKSGNSGSSGPKDGKDDQGHKGSSSRSDILCFYCNKRGHVKKDCHKRQSDQKGVHFVGSEEFRDVTSTCTIPQLCVPCSRKHFQPHCNVYVNGVKGEGLRDTGADMIVVRASLVPAMAYTGDSIRVRMAEASHAYDMNTAVIKVVTPLFTGTIVAVVMDDPPCDLLIGNRVQFVDGVTREVPVYRSPDVISVLTRARAERENKPLKPLPAVRATLGNVTPALLAKAQESDPTLATPREHAKSGKVKLSRKHGKSKFLREKKLLYREFSNREGSFKQVVVPREFREGVMATAHDSILGGHLGTKKTTDRVWRHFYWPGICTDIRRFCASCDKCQKVVAKGRWQGPFEVTAKVGQNDYRIVMNGKARLYHANLLRAYIERTAYGEKNKDEKDKDKETEKVAVVMDETTEEPGGGRVPVCPLEASETYTDVHISVELGDDQQADLQEILKDAARVLTDIPLQTHLDEFTFDLLEKQPVRTKHHLAKAKYFSKLDLTKGYWQIPVAEEDRLKTAFTTPFGQFQWTVMPFGLQNAGAVFTRMMRTLLEPLKREDISSFIDDVLIATETWSEHLDTLRDVFRSSAFNTLKRRLTSQPILRLPDLKKDFVLRTDASGKRLGAVLLQETEGFLHPVCFASRKLTLAEAAYATVERECLAIVWGIQKFEAYLPPNKPEMMCDEVFIQLLPSDGFWRGFRLEWACCFTGYPEDDIALLENPGTVKTGKPVLRRCGCTSAGRVYPS; from the exons ATGAGACtaccgacgttcgacgatgacaaagacgagctcgacgactttctACGCAGATTTGAACGTTTGGCCTCTGACCAGCGATGGGAAGAGGATACGTGGGCCAGTCGTCTCAGCACCTGTTTAAAAGGACGCGCTTTGCAACtatacaacgctttggatgacgacgaggcgaggaACTATCAAGCTCTGAAGAAGGCGTTACTGCAACGTTTCAACTTGACAGCCGAAGCGTACCGACGACGACTACGGAACTGCAaaagactgagcggcgagctaaGTCATCAATTTGTGGCACgtcttaatctctacctgcggcgctgggtggagatggccgagaagaaTTGGACCGTCGACGACCTCGCCGACCTGATTGTAATGAAACAGTTGATGTCCAGCCttcgacctgaggtggtgaccttcgtgcaggagcaccagccaaagactactcaggaggcggCAAACTGGATCAGGGttcacgaggacgcccaggcgatctccgggaAATCTTCAGGCCCACGGCCGGGCAAATCAGGAAActcaggttcttcaggacccaaggacgggaaggacgatcagggacacaagggatcaagTTCCAGGAGCGACATCCTTTGTTTCTACTgtaacaagcggggccacgtgaaaaAGGACTGCCATAAGCGACAgtctgaccagaagggcgtacattttgttggcagtgaagagttcagggacgtcacgagcacTTGTActattccacaactctgcgttccgtgctccaggaaacactTCCAGCcgcactgcaacgtctacgtcaaCGGAGTGAAAGGCGAGGGTCTGCGAGATActggggcagacatgatagtggttcgggcgagtctagttccggctatggcctacacaggagacagtatcagagtgagaatggccgaggcatctcacgcttacgacatGAACACAGccgtgatcaaggtcgtaacaccgttgttcacggggaccattgtggccgtcgtcatggacgatcctccatgcgacctgcttaTAGGGAACCGTGTTCAGTTTGttgacggcgtcaccagggaagTTCCCGtctatcggtctcccgacgtcatttcagtgctcacgcgggcacggGCGGAGCGAGAgaacaaacctctcaaacccctacctgccgTAAGAGCtaccctggggaacgtgacccccgcgcttctcgcgaaggctcaggaatCTGAcccgacattagcgactcctcgtgagcacgcgaagtcggggaaggtgaagctgagcagGAAGCATGGGaagtcaaagttcctcagggagaaGAAGTTGCTTTACCGCGAGTTCAGCAACAGAGAAGGAtctttcaaacaggttgtcgtgcctcgcgagtttcgcgagggtgtcatggcaacggcacacgactcaaTTCttggaggtcatcttggcaccaagaagaccacggaccgTGTGTGGCGCCACTTTTATTGGCCAGGCATCTGTACGGAtatccgacgtttctgtgcgtcatgCGACAAGTGCCAGAaagtggttgccaaaggaagg tggcaaggaccttttgaggtgacagcaaaggtgggccagaacgactaccgAATTGtgatgaacgggaaagcacgcctgtaccacgccaacctgctgcgcgcctacatagaaaggactgcctacggggagaagaacaaagacgagaaggacaaagacaaagagacagagaaggtagctgtcgtgatggacgagacaacggaggAACCGGGAGGAGGtcgtgtaccagtttgtccgctggaggctagtgagacttacacggacgtgcacatctcagttgaacttggggacgaccagcaggcggacctgcaagagatcctgaaggatgcagcacgtgTCCTTACAGatataccacttcagacgcatctagacgaatttaccttcgacttgctggagaagcagccagtgaggacgaagca tcacttggccaaggccaagtatttTTCCAAACTAGACCTCACAAAaggatactggcaaattccggttgccgaggaagatcgcctGAAGACTGCATtcaccactccattcggccagttccagtggacagtcatgccttttgggcTACAGAATGCAGgagccgtcttcactcgcatgatgaggacacttttggaaccattgaagcgcgaggacatcagcagtttcatcgacgatgtgctgatcgcgactgAGACATGGTCTGAGCATCTCGAcaccctgcgcgacgtgttcaggag ctccgcattcaacacactaaagaggcgactcaccagtcagcctatacTCCGGCTACCGGACCTGAagaaggacttcgtgctgaggacagacgcttcagggaaaagacttggggcagtgttgcttcaggagacagaggggtttttgcaccctgtttgcttcgccagccgtaagctgaccttgGCCGAGGCAGCATATGCAACGGTTGAGCgggagtgtctcgccattgtctggggcatccagaagttcgaggcgtacct GCCTCCTAACAAACCAGAGATGATGTGTGATGAAGTGTTCATACAGCTCTTGCCTTCAGATGGATTCTGGAGAGGATTCAGACTTGAGTGGGCATGCTGCTTTACAGGCTACcctgaaga TGACATCGCacttctggaaaatcccggaaccgtcaagacgggtaaacccgtcctaaggcgctgcggctgcacaagcgcaggacgggtatacccgtcctaa